A single genomic interval of Daucus carota subsp. sativus chromosome 1, DH1 v3.0, whole genome shotgun sequence harbors:
- the LOC108224235 gene encoding homeobox-leucine zipper protein MERISTEM L1, whose protein sequence is MDELIMMAQAGEPLWIPIIHSGIECLNKDEYLSSFPNRIELKPVKTKSEASRESVVIFMNPTKLVEILMDVEQWSTVFSGIVSRASIIDVLSTGMAGNYNEALQVITAEFHVLSPLVPTQDCNFIRYSKQHDNGTWAVADVSLNNLGPAYISQCQRRPSGCLIQKLSTGFSKVTWVEHVEIDDRYVDNLYKSLVNSGLAFGAKHWITTLHRQCARLLSPMEKKIHTEYVKVMLTPEGRKSVLKLSKRMMLSYCNSFGVSAAHTCNTLCGDGATKAKIMAKKNTDDPGMPYGTIVSVASSFWIQFSPEKVFDFLNDETSRNKWDMIASTGQVYEIMRISNGCDPSSCISLLNLHNSRESNTHILKETRVDSTASYVIYTSVDTTPLNVVLSGGDPTYVALLPSGFVIHPDGPRHNVGGIIEVGSGGSLLTVAFQIMVHSALPEDLTCERVAIVNTLTQSVVERIQNALVSSLSI, encoded by the exons ATGGATGAACTCATCATGATGGCTCAAGCTGGAGAACCCTTGTGGATTCCAATCATACATAGTGGTATTGAATGTTTGAATAAAGATGAGTATTTGAGTAGTTTCCCCAATAGGATTGAATTGAAACCCGTGAAAACAAAATCCGAGGCATCGAGAGAGTCTGTAGTTATTTTCATGAATCCTACCAAACTCGTGGAAATCTTGATGGATGTG GAACAATGGTCAACTGTGTTTTCTGGTATTGTTTCACGAGCATCGATCATTGATGTTTTATCAACTGGCATGGCTGGAAACTATAATGAAGCTTTACAAGTG ATCACAGCTGAGTTTCATGTTCTATCACCATTAGTTCCAACTCAAGATTGCAACTTTATAAGGTACAGCAAACAACACGATAATGGGACATGGGCGGTTGCTGATGTTTCCTTGAACAATTTGGGTCCCGCCTATATATCTCAATGCCAAAGAAGACCTTCAGGCTGTTTGATCCAGAAGTTGTCTACTGGTTTCTCCAAA GTCACATGGGTTGAACACGTGGAAATAGATGATAGATATGTTGACAATTTATACAAATCACTGGTCAATTCAGGTCTTGCATTTGGGGCAAAACACTGGATAACAACACTACATAGGCAATGTGCACGTCTTTTAAGTCccatggaaaaaaaaattcatacagAATATGTGAAAG TGATGTTAACTCCTGAAGGAAGAAAGAGTGTGCTCAAGCTGTCCAAAAGAATGATGTTGAGCTACTGCAATAGTTTTGGAGTTTCCGCTGCACACACGTGTAATACTCTTTGTGGTGATGGTGCCACAAAAGCCAAAATCATGGCTAAAAAGAATACAGATGATCCAGGCATGCCTTATGGTACTATAGTCAGCGTTGCATCTTCTTTCTGGATTCAATTTTCTCCAGAAAAGGTTTTTGACTTCCTCAACGATGAGACTTCAAGAAACAAG TGGGACATGATAGCCAGTACTGGACAAGTGTATGAAATAATGCGTATTAGTAATGGTTGTGATCCTAGCAGCTGTATCTCCTTGTTGAATTTACAT AATTCAAGAGAAAGCAACACACATATTCTAAAAGAGACCCGTGTGGATTCTACTGCATCATATGTCATATATACTTCCGTTGACACAACGCCTCTGAATGTGGTCTTAAGCGGAGGTGATCCTACTTATGTTGCTCTACTCCCATCTGGATTTGTTATACATCCGGATGGTCCTAGACATAATGTAGGAGGAATTATAGAGGTCGGGTCTGGTGGATCCCTGCTCACTGTTGCATTTCAGATTATGGTTCATTCAGCTCTCCCAGAAGATCTCACATGTGAAAGGGTAGCAATTGTAAACACGCTTACCCAGTCCGTTGTAGAAAGGATCCAGAATGCACTAGTGTCTAGTTTAAGCATTTGA